One genomic segment of Musa acuminata AAA Group cultivar baxijiao chromosome BXJ3-3, Cavendish_Baxijiao_AAA, whole genome shotgun sequence includes these proteins:
- the LOC135633490 gene encoding uncharacterized protein LOC135633490 produces the protein MDDSEGTPDQKTTLAKEEEEEGGATVPASEVAQEVVAEVIDEEEVTAVPVSQEAQDVSLELEQPEEREPEAPAAGVLEDLSSAAAVVPAIGPPPANEEVVQVANAVAETSNTCIEAEPLSSETVEESVPALNSLVSQVPRDSTELCRETGDSEVVSATLLERRATWWNCCGLFDVLTGSRGNMRT, from the exons ATGGATGACTCCGAAGGTACGCCAGATCAAAAGACCACCTtggccaaggaggaggaggaggaagggggagCAACCGTCCCTGCGTCCGAAGTGGCCCAAGAAGTGGTCGCGGAGGTGATCGATGAGGAGGAGGTGACAGCCGTACCCGTGTCCCAAGAGGCCCAAGACGTGAGCTTGGAGTTGGAACAACCCGAGGAACGGGAGCCCGAAGCTCCAGCAGCAGGCGTCTTGGAGGATTTGTCGTCGGCGGCGGCGGTTGTTCCTGCTATTGGACCGCCTCCTGCGAATGAGGAGGTCGTGCAGGTTGCCAATGCTGTGGCTGAGACCTCGAACACTTGTATCGAAGCTGAACCTTTGTCATCTGAAACGGTAGAGGAATCAGTTCCTGCCCTGAACAGCTTGGTGAGCCAAGTGCCTCGTGACAGCACTGAGCTATGCCGTGAGACAGGGGACTCTGAG GTGGTCTCAGCGACACTCCTAGAGCGCCGAGCTACTTGGTGGAATTGTTGTGGATTATTTGATGTTCTTACAGGATCCAGAGGAAACATGAG